Within the Leptogranulimonas caecicola genome, the region GATCTCGCCTAAGCGGCGCACGTCGTCGATGAGGATGTCTGTGGCTTGCACCAGCTGGAAGCAGAGTGCCGTATCGCCCAGATCCGAGCTGGTCATGCCATAGTGCACATGGCGGCTGGGTTTGGGCTCGCCCTCGGGGATGTGTGCGTCGATGTGCTCGCCCATATTGGTGAGGAATGCGATGACGTCGTGGTTTGTCACCGCTTCGATAGCGTCTACCTCGTCTACGTCAAAGCCAGCATGTTCGCGGATGTAAGCCGCCTCTTCTGGAGTGATGTCGGTGGCGCCCAGCAGCGCGTGAGCCTCGCAGGCCAACACCTCGATCTCCTGCCAGATGGCGTACTTGTTTTCCAGCGAGAAGATATAACCCATCTCCGGACGGGTGTAGCGATCGATCATTGATGCGTCCTCTCTCAAACTCATCCCCTGCAGTCATGCTCTTTATTTTACAAAGCTCTCAGGTTTTAAAAAGCACGCAGCCCAGATGCCCGGCTTTTTAACGATTCATGCGCCTATGATGTATCCTGACCTCACGAGAGGAGCATCCATGGCCACACAGCACCACCTCAGCGACTACACATTGGAGCCCCTCCCCCGTCGCCCTATCTTGAGCGCCGGCATTGGCTTTTGCGCTCTGGTGATTCTGAGTCTCATTATCCTCGTCACAGCCCTTGTCTCCCCGCTCCATGAAGTCTCTGAACCCTGGGTGGCCTGCGCCTCCATGTGCCTGGCCTATTGCATCCCCTGCACCGCAGTGCTTGTCATCGTGATCATGCGCAACATCACCCTGAGCCGCAAAGTGCGCTACACCCTCGCCGTCATCTCCACCGCGGGCATCATCTTCTTTTTGACCTTCCCCCTCTTGGGCATCATCTCGCTTCCCACCAGCGACAACACCGCTGTACTCCAAACGGCTGCCACCGACATCGCCCAGCGCAGCGATTGGATCATCGTCGTCCTGGGCAGCCTCTTGGGCCTTAGCCTGCCAGTTTCTGCTTCTGCCAAAGCCGAGAAACCCGACCCCACCCCTCGCCGCACCCACTGGCTTTGGGGTCTAGGGCTTACCGGATGGATAGGAGCCTCAATCCAGTTGGCCTTTGCCATCATCAATGCAGACTCCCATACCTTGGTTATGGGGCCTGTCATCACCTTGGTCTCCCAGTCCGTGGCCTCGCCTTTGATGATCTTCAGCATAGCTGCCATCGTGAGTACCTTGGCTTGGGGCTACACCAGCTTTAACTCTCCCCGCTATCTCCCCTACGTGCTGCTTTACGGAGCTTTGGTCTTCTTTGTTGGCGGCCTAGTGGTGACTTTTGGCGAGATCCTATCGCTCTATAACCTGCCCACACTCACCTTCTCCAGCTTTCGCATCTCAAGCATCCAGGTGCTCTACAACGCCATCTTGGGCATTGTCGCCGGCGTGGGGCTAGGGACTATTAATAAATAGTCGCTCAGGATATCGCAGCCGCTCTACTAAGGACATCGCAGCCGCTATAGTTACCGCAGCCTCCCTCAGACAATCTACTTCAGTTGTTACAGAAATCATCAGCTTGTAGTTGCTGCCGGCCTACTAGCCCTCTGAAGGTGCAGGCAAAAGCCCCTTGAAGCCAAATATGCGCTGCATAAGCGACGCCGATTTAAGCCTGCCCACCAAGGCTGCTGCATTATTTGCACGCACCAAGGCATCGCGCAGAGCCTCCGAAGCCTCGCGGGAGGTCTCCCTCTCCTTGTCCAGCGTTGCCTGCTGAGACTCCAACAAGGCCGTGAGCTGGGCTATTTGAGCGTCTTTGACATCCAATTGCTCTTTGAGGGCGACGATCTGCGCCTCATAGGACTTTTTGGACTCCTCAATCCAAGAGCGATAGATAGCCGCTGTGGCCTCTAGCTGCGCATGAGCCTGTTCTTCTTGTGCCTTGACCTCTACCTCCGCTGGAGTGGGTTGGGGCTCCGCACGTTTGAGCAGCGTGTCTGCGATGAGAGAGGCAGCGTAATCATCGATATCCAGCATGCCGCGCTCGCCCTTTTTAACCACGTGCTCGCCACGAAGCCCCAGGCTATCGATGGTGCGGATCACTGTCATCTTTGAGACATTGCAACGCTCTGCGAGCTCTTTAAGGGTGGCCATGAACTACTCCTGCCGGCACGAAGGTATCAGGTTATTGTAACACTGGGCACCCGGGTTCATATCCTTGATGATAATATGTGTTACGCGCGCATATCATGGGCAAGAGCGACGATTCGACTGTGGCAGTGAGCATGGCACGAGCGCGATGTCACTGAGGTCGATATGGTGACCATATCAGATATAACTAGCTGCTGTTACGCGTATGTATGGTGCCCTGTCTGTCCTTGCTTACTGTCCTGGATGAGACGCTATGTACTTTTGTGGATGCGTAACAGGACGTTGTTGTGCGTAACGTGTTGCATATAAATTTGTAGTTGCAAGTGTGCCACAGACGTCACGGCCAGATCGTGGGGCATGGGATGCGGGCGTGCAGACTTGCGAGTCGGCAGCTGGTGGAGCCGCGAAGGATAGGTTCCGGTCCCCTCGAGATTTATGCTACATTAGCTTCATCATAAAATGTAGCTATTGTAGCTTATTTTTAGAGGGAACGAGACTCTTGCCTATCTGAAGAGCCACCCAAACACAATCCTCTCCCCTGTGCGTTTTCATCCATACAGATTTGGCCCACATATTGACCCGCATTGCCGACCATTTGATGTTCTTTTCCGACCAATTTTCCGACCATTTGGTGTCCAAAAGAAAAAGGCCACCGGCGATAAGCCGATGACCTGGTATTTCATGGTGGGCCCTGTGGGGTTCGAACCCACGACCTTGGGATTAAAAGTCCCCTGCTCTACCAGCTGAGCTAAAGGCCCAATGCACAAGCCAATAGTTTACCTCACTCCCAGGCCCATTGACCATGCACAAACACAGGTATTTCTTCCCCTTGAGCAGTGATGCCCCAAATATCGAGGTCATCGGTGCCAATCATGAAGTCCACGTGCTGGGCGCTCTGATTTACACCAGCAGCAGAAAGCTCGTCGGCGGTCATGTCAAAGCCGCCCTCGTAGCACTCGGGAAAGCCCATGCCCAGCGCTAGGTGGCAGGAAGCGTTCTCGTCGTAGAGCGTGTTGTAGAAGAGCAACCCGCTCTCGCGGATCGGAGTGTTCTTGGAGATCAGCGCACACTCTCCCAGGTAGCGAGCGCCCTTATCGGTAGAAAGAATTGACTCGAGGACCTCAGCGCCTTCGGCAGCGCCAAAGTCTTTCACCTGGCCGTCCTCGAAGCGCAGCCAGAAATCTCGTACCACGCTGCCGTTGTGCACCAGCGGCAAAGCAGAATGGACGACGCCCTGAGTGCCTAGGCGGTCGGGGGTGGTGAAGACCTCCTCGGTGGGGATGTTGGGAAAGAACCGCACGCCATCCTGAGTTGCAGCCGAGCCGCCATCCCAGAGGCCCTGAGTGCTGAGGCGTACGGTGAGGTCGGTGCCGTTGGAAGCCTTGTAGCGCAAGCCGCTGAAGCGATGGCGGTTCATGGCCTTCTTGTTCTTCTCCAGCATGGCGTTGTGGGTTTCCCAAGCGCTCTTGGGGTCGTCGGTGACGCGGGCGACATCGAGGACGGCTTCCCAAAGGGCCAGCAGAGCCTCGCGGCCAGGCAGGTCGCTGAAGACCTTTTGGGCCCACTTTTGCGTGGGCACGCCGCCGATGCACCAGGCATTCTCACCAAAGTCCAAGCCGTGGCGCCAGCGGGTGCACTGGGTGTTCACTGCGCGAGACCAAGCAGCAACCTTGGAGTGATCGATTCCCATCAAACCGTCGGGATCGTCGCCGTCGAGCCAGAGGAAGCCGGCGCCTTCAGCGGCCAAGTCATCGCGCTGGGCGCGCATCCAGTTGGGCACGGTGTCAAACCATTGGGGAGAGACGTTCTCATAGTTTAGGCGGCTTAGGGCATCGTCGGTCCAGATGCAGGTCACATGGCCGGCGCCGGCCTCATAGCCCGCAGCGGCTACCATCCGCACGAACTCATAGGCCTCCACAGGAGCGGTGACCACCAGCTCTTGGCCGGGCTGCACATTGATGCCCGTGCATACCAGAAGCTGCGCATAGCGCTCCATGCGCGGCCTGAGCGCATCAAGGCGCAGGCGAAACTCTTCTTCAGAAAGATCTCGAGCCATAGTAAAGCTTCCTCCTTCTTTCTAGGGACGCATCTGCCGCGCCACCCACTCCCAGCTTACAAGCGGCCCTCGCCAAGAGCCACGCCGCTCGCCTAAGCTCAGGAGAAATCACCATCGAATTAAGGCTGCCGAGAAACCCTTGCCCTCGCCACCTGCAGCCATGGTCGAGCTGCAGCCCATCTGTCCCAACGGTTAAGGCAACCGGTGCTAGCAGCGGAACAGGGTCTCATCGGTAGCAGAGGTATCGTCCCCTAAACAAAAGTCGATGAGTCGCACACAGTAGGGGGCTAGGGTCGAGGCCTTGGTGGCAGCCAGGCGAGGCAAAAAGAGCGTCTTTCGCCAGAAGTTGGTGTTGCGGCCCATGAGGGCTGCGGCAGCATAAAAGCTGCGCATCTCGCGGAAAGAGACGCCGCGCTGGGCGTACCACTCGTCAGCGTTGCGCACGCCGTACTCCTGGAGGAACTCCTTGGTGTCGCCGCGGGAGGCCACCGGGCACGCAGGGATCATGTAGCCCTCGTGACGGGCTACGTCCCAAATGAGCTGGTCGGCCGCAGGGTAGAACCACATCTCATCGAACAGCGCTTCTTTGAGCAACGACAGCAATGCCTCGGGAGTGATCCGGGGATCCAGGGTAAAAGTGCCGTCTTCCTGACGGTTCTCCATCAGGAGGGCGCGGATGGCCTCGGCCAGATCGCGGTTTACACGCTCTTCGCTCACAGATGACCTCCATTATTTACGACATCACCCGCAATTCACCCGCACATCTTACCCAATTTTGTTTGCCTAAACAGCCCTACAACTCTTTCACAATTTGGGGTAACAGGGCGACAGACCTCTGCCCCTAGATGCCTAACGCGAGATTCCCGTTCCATGTGCGCCTGTTTTCAAAAAACTTTGCTGGGCTCGCACCCCATGGGCCGAGAAACCCGCGGCATCCAAGCTCCGCCCTCTTGGGAAATCCCCGAAATGTGCGAGACCCACACGCTTTAAGCCGTTATAATAGTGAGCCATTGCGGGTGTCGCCAAGTGGTAAGGCCCCAGCTTCCCAAGCTGGTATCCGCGGGTTCGAATCCCGTCACCCGCTCCAGCGCATTGCATGGGCGCCGCAGCCAGATTTGCTGCGGCGCCTTTTTTGCGTCCTATGACGCCCTAAGGCTAAAAGAGCTCGTAATGCGCGAGGATATACTCATCAAAAAACGGCAGGAGCAGCCGTACGTGACCATACTCTTCACCTGAGATGACGCCTTTACGTATGAGGCGTTGCCGATAGGGATTGAACTCATTGGTGCTCATCCCTAAGATCTCACGCACCTCGGCAATTCGACCAGACTTCACCTGGGCGATGCCATAAAGCACGGTCTTGTCTTTGCGAGACAGCTCGGACCACACCTTGTCGTAGGCATATTCATCAAGGTATTGACGTGCAAGCTGCCGGCTCTTTTGTGTGTCGCCCTTATTTTCCCAGGTAAAGTAGCCAAGCACCTGGAATGCAAAGGAATAGCCTTTGGTGAGTCTCGCCAAATCCATGCTCTCTTGCCCACTCAATCCAAGGACCGCTCGATAATCCTCTGCAATGGTTCCGATATTCAACGGCCCTAGGTGAATCTTGGGAGCGCGATAAAGGAAGGTGAGACTCTTCTCGTTTTGAAGCGCACTTATATTCTCAAACAGCCCTGTCATCAGAAGATACACGGGTAGATCTTGGCGCAGAAAGATCTGGAATGCAGCGGCAAAGGCCCTCATCTGAGGGGTATTGGTAACCTCGTCAATGCTGATGAGCAGACGCTTCCCTCTTTTTTTGAGGCTAATCAGCATCTTTTGAAGGGCAGTTTCAATCTCAGTAATCGGAGCTGCACCCTTGACTTCAAGCCCAAACCCAAAAAACGAGAGATTGATTTCGGCTGACTGAAAGAGGCGTGCGAGTTCATTTTTTTACTGGTCTTTACTGGTTTCATATAAATTTACTGGTCTTTACTGGTCTGGTCAAACCTCTTGCCACTTACCCTGCTTGCTCGCCCATCTCACTCCCTGCATGGTTGCTCGCAAGGCTTGTGAGCAAGGCTTGCCGCTCATTGCCAACCGCCAAAGCTCGCGCTGCCGAGAAACCCCGCCTCCTCCACCAGGAAGAGACGGGGTTCTGGGGTGGGCGTGCGAAGCGCCCGCACAGCAGCTCGCAGGAGTGCTTCAGCCAATGGCAGCTGACGGGCGCAGTGGCTTAGCTGCGGCGACGCCACACCACCGCACCGGTGGCGGCCAACGCTGCGGCAGCCAACAGGCCTGCAGCCGGCGCCAGCCAAGTGAGGCCCTCGTCGCCGGTGCGCGGGATGACGCGCAGGCTGCCAGTGCCGTCAGCAGTGCCGTCGGCGTTGGCCGGCTCATTGCCTGTGCCGTCGCTCAGCGGAGGCGCCACAGGATCGGTGCGATCGTCGGGGTAAGCAGCAGGCGTGGGATCCAACAGGATGGAGCCTTCAAAGTCCTCAGAGGACGCCGGGGTACCGGGGTCAGGGCGTTTCTCGGTAGAGAAGATGGTGTCTGTGGTGGAATCGGAGGGTTTGACGTAGGAAGCGACGGCGTGGTTGCCAATGTCTTTGCCCTCGGCGTCGGCCATGACGGCGGCCTCGAAGGTGAGCTGCAGCGACTGGCCGCCCTTGAGCATGCCGCCAAAGACCGAGATCTTGTGGGTCTCGGCGTTGTAAGCGCTGTCAGGGACGGGCACCTGGGCGCCGTCGGGCAGCTGAAGCCTCATTGAACCAGAGACCACGGCGAGGCCAGCAGGCAGGTCGTCGGCCACTACGACGTCGTACATGCAGCAGGTCTCGGCGCCGATGTTGGCCACGGCAATGGTGTAGCCCAGGATGTCGTTCACGTGCACCTTGCCGTCCTCATGGGCGGTGAGGTTGTGGGAGACCTTGGTGACCTGGGCGTCCCCCTCCTCGGGATCTGCGGGAGCCACGGGGCCGGAGGTGCCTCCGGTTGGATCTGAGGCCGGGGCCTCGGTCTTGAAGAGCTTGTAACCCAAGGTTAGAGCGCCGATGAGCGGCGCGGCGCCACCCGGAGTATCACCGGGGCGCTCGTAGTCCACGCTGAAGACGTAGTCGGCGGGGTCGGCGATGCTCACCTGGTCCTTGGGGCCAATGGGAGTGCGGTTGCCCTCAGCGTCGACTCGCTCCAGCTTCCACTGCTGGGCAGTCACGCCGGCAGGGAGCTTGAGGCCGCGAGAGGCGGCCAGGTCCATGGCGCGGGCCAAAAGCTCGGCGCCGGTGATTGTGCCTTCGCGCACGGGCTCGGACACCTTGGTGTTGGCCTTGAAGCTGCCGGGCGTGGGCTTGTCTTCTGTGGGCTGCTCCTCCTCAGGGACGGTCTCGTCCCACACGATATGGTGGAGCGTGGCCTTGACGGTGGTGCCGTCGGCAGCTTTGAAGGTGGTGGTGAGGTGGCTCTTGCCCACCTGGGTGAGATCGGCGGCTTCGTGGCCAGTGGCCTGCGTGACAGCTTGACCCGCAGGCACTGCTACGGGATGCTCGGCATCAAGGTTCATCTCGTCAGGATCGGCCGACAGGTCATAGCCATCATCCAGCGCATGAGCCCTCAGGTGATCCAGCAGCTCGGCGCGGGTCACATAGGTAGGCGCCAGGTCATTGTCGCCATCGCCGCCAGCGGGCGTAGGATCTGCAGGCTCGCCGGTGTCGCCTGTGCCCTCGCCTTCGGGAGCCGCCTGCTTGAGAGCATCCACGCGGCGCACGTACTCGGTGTACTCCAGCTCGACGGTGGCCGGCTCCTCGTCCTGACGCTCGTCCAGCGTGGGGTCTGCCGGCGGGTTCTGCGGGTCGTCGCCGTAGGGGCCAGGCACAGGATCGGGGATCACCACGGTGATGGGCGCGGGATTGGGATCCGGGGTGGGATCATCCGGGTCCACAGGTGGGTTGTCAGGGTCATCCGGGTCATCGGGACCCACCGGATCGCGGGGGTCTTGGATGGTGTCGGAGGGCTTGGTGCCAAAGAGCCTTCCTACGTTGCGCAGGCTTTGGGGCGCGTTGTAGCTTAGGCGCTCGGGCGTGACGACAGCCTTGAAGGTCACCTGGGCGCTCTCGCCGCCGTAGAGGTGCCCTACGTTCACATAGAGCACCCGGCTGGAAGCGTTGTAGTCCACCGAGAAGTCTTCCTGGGTGAGGGTGACGTGTTTCTCGGCACCCTGGCGGCATACCACCTGGATGGAGCCAGGGATGTAGTCGATGCCCACCGGGAGCTCGTCTTTGATCACGGCGTTGTAGTAGATGGAGCCCAGCTTGTCGTTGGCGGCCGTGAGGGTGTAGGTAAGCTCGTCGCCTACCTGGACGATCTCGCGGTTAGCGCGATTGGCGGCGTTGGCGGTGGTGTTCTGCCAGGTCTTGGTGACAGAAAGCTCGCCTGCGGCGGGGTCGGGGTCTTCGGGGACGACCACCAGGTCATGGTCTCCGCCAGAGGAGCCCAGATCGCGCAGCACATAGAGGATCTTGGAGGTGACCTGAGTGCCATCGGACTGCGTCCAGGTAGCGGTCACCAGATAGGAAGCCGGCTTGTCCAGCGCGATGAACGGGTCTGCCCCGGAGAAGCCCTGCTCGTGCCAGGTCAGGCCGTCAAAGCGCTCCACCTTGAGGACCGGCGTGCCTTCGGGCGTGATGCCCGCTGCCTCTACCAGCTCTTGGGCCTGAGCCGTAAGCTCGTCGGTGCCGAGAAGCTCCCCCTCCTTGGTTGCCAGATACTTGGTGGCATCGGCCTCGGTGGAGCTTGTGCCATCAGGCAAAGTGGCCGGGAGCTCGGTGAGGGGGTCGGCGAAGGCCGCGGCAGCCGGAAGCTCCGGAGTGCCCACGGGCTTGCCGTTGACATTGTCGAAGCGGGTGTCCCAGGGGAAGTTCGCGTCGTGGGAGAAGTCGATGCCGTAGGTGCCCCAGGTGGACGAGGTGGAGCGCAAATTGGTGAGCGTGCCGTGCTCGGGCAGGATCACGTCGTTGTGTACCGTGGCTTCCAGCTCGAAGCGCACCCCCTGAGATCCATAGAGCGCAGGCAGGTTCTTCACCTGGATGGTCTGACCACCCAAAGGATTGCGGGTCACGGTGTAGTCGGTGCCTTGCGTGAGGGTTTGGCTAGCCTCGCCGGGCATGGTGACCCTGAGGGCTTCCAAGGAGGCGTCGGCGGGCACCGTGAGCTCATAGATGGGATTCTGATACATGGAGCTGGCCTTGGTGTTCGAGAACACCGTGCTGTAGCATAGCTTGTCGCCTGGGCGCACCGTACCGTCTTTTCGGGACAGATTGCGCACAGATTCGCGAGCTTCGATGGTGGGTGCTTCCTGCAAGTCGGGATAGGAGTAGATCTTGAAGCTTCGAACCGCCTCGTCATAGGCGCCTGTCTGTTTGACGGTGGCGGTGACGGTGGTGACGCCAGGGCCGTTCACTTTGATGGGAGCTCCCACCACATAGGTATTGGTGCCGGCTTGCCACTGAGTGCGGCGGTTGGTGAGCCAGTTTGGGTCAGAGCGCTCGATGGAGACCACGCCAGGGTTGGAGCTTGTGAGCTCCACCTCGCCCACCGAACTGGTGAGCAGGTAGACGCTGTGGGTCCCTTTACCCACGTAGTCGCTGGCCACCACGAACTGCTGGGCGGGATGGTCGCCGTTCTCGGCAACGTAATCGGCGTCCACCAGGTAGGTGTCCAGGGATCCGTCGGGCTTGGTGGCGGGAGTCCCGTCCTCGTTTTGCTTGACACCCAGGTAGCTCATGCGCACCTCGGGATCGGTGCTCTGGAGCGCCGTCACCTGGGCCGCCGTGTAGCTCTTGGGGTCTTTGGCGGGGTCGAAGGAGCCCTTGAGCAACGTGCTGTAGAGGGTCAGGCCGGGGTTGGCCATCTCGATCTCAACGGCCGCCGGCTCGCTGGAGCTCTCGTAGTAGTTGTGATAGGCGCTGTCCTCATAGAGAGGGGTGGTTTGGCCCTCGGCCTGCGCTGCCTGGCCGCGCTTAGGGGCGTCCGGGTTGGTCACCGAGGTGTAGCTCACCTGTACGCGATGCATGTTGTCGCTGGTGGGGCCCAATCCCCAGGACTCTAGCTGAGAACGGGTGACCTTGAAGTAGCCCACCACATGCTCGCGACCGTCGACA harbors:
- a CDS encoding aminopeptidase; protein product: MARDLSEEEFRLRLDALRPRMERYAQLLVCTGINVQPGQELVVTAPVEAYEFVRMVAAAGYEAGAGHVTCIWTDDALSRLNYENVSPQWFDTVPNWMRAQRDDLAAEGAGFLWLDGDDPDGLMGIDHSKVAAWSRAVNTQCTRWRHGLDFGENAWCIGGVPTQKWAQKVFSDLPGREALLALWEAVLDVARVTDDPKSAWETHNAMLEKNKKAMNRHRFSGLRYKASNGTDLTVRLSTQGLWDGGSAATQDGVRFFPNIPTEEVFTTPDRLGTQGVVHSALPLVHNGSVVRDFWLRFEDGQVKDFGAAEGAEVLESILSTDKGARYLGECALISKNTPIRESGLLFYNTLYDENASCHLALGMGFPECYEGGFDMTADELSAAGVNQSAQHVDFMIGTDDLDIWGITAQGEEIPVFVHGQWAWE
- a CDS encoding isopeptide-forming domain-containing fimbrial protein; protein product: MKLQRSLSNLARSAMVVLLALLISVPQPCVTALARAASTVTVFGGITVSGGEQGVDFDVSTSPLLLTVKTSTPLTFSGTGQGSIKIASGVRANIVLAGLSLTSKSSAPTTAADRNSPIDLWPDSSLHITLADGTTNYVRTHLETQCAGIHVAETASLTIDDSVTNRLADGTHVEVDGGKIATAGTLLNGTKVEVGDELLKLSAANPGVLKVAGGYGCAAIGSGSMENAGLMVFDGGSIVACAWRGVAVNLDNPGAAGDADAPVSGNYYASAGAGIGAGCGGGATDMFFNAADIDAYGSYHGAGIGAPLRFEGGTTYNGGPRQPSALTTTPNSTCGNITINGGFLKARGFTHGNAFGGACDSAAAPGAKGKVIKVTGGTLLPTSPNRWDLGGNGGTVIVTGGSMRIAGMNKFQGDGPWSDESKTTKLTMVTIDMQKELQELNSQNSKISGWQLLVNGQPHSYGAPTMFDDGKLYLWLSDAYLKKDPETGKAARIEVRLNYVDPDGKEQRLEPLYVEDLGGTTGSTLKRYVNIDLDNEHLDPAARELVAAYFAKLNKHYDGLPLAGLELSAEEGHYISTDGLELIGKQLTDSTALEYSYQKLSEELDKNGDPIILDSGTSLPTDSGNQRIEIVSKQYANTSGMESYWGHRIRGNAEILPVNSVTKTEVATPVDVVVGSETKQYSVPTWAQGANSSVDFNTATMDCLVVPFDIASGTIPGTDQMSAATCKAPTGKVTLSLDGREVGESLGGVIHLERPASGDAAGTSATGDGMAQIKAVDGREHVVGYFKVTRSQLESWGLGPTSDNMHRVQVSYTSVTNPDAPKRGQAAQAEGQTTPLYEDSAYHNYYESSSEPAAVEIEMANPGLTLYSTLLKGSFDPAKDPKSYTAAQVTALQSTDPEVRMSYLGVKQNEDGTPATKPDGSLDTYLVDADYVAENGDHPAQQFVVASDYVGKGTHSVYLLTSSVGEVELTSSNPGVVSIERSDPNWLTNRRTQWQAGTNTYVVGAPIKVNGPGVTTVTATVKQTGAYDEAVRSFKIYSYPDLQEAPTIEARESVRNLSRKDGTVRPGDKLCYSTVFSNTKASSMYQNPIYELTVPADASLEALRVTMPGEASQTLTQGTDYTVTRNPLGGQTIQVKNLPALYGSQGVRFELEATVHNDVILPEHGTLTNLRSTSSTWGTYGIDFSHDANFPWDTRFDNVNGKPVGTPELPAAAAFADPLTELPATLPDGTSSTEADATKYLATKEGELLGTDELTAQAQELVEAAGITPEGTPVLKVERFDGLTWHEQGFSGADPFIALDKPASYLVTATWTQSDGTQVTSKILYVLRDLGSSGGDHDLVVVPEDPDPAAGELSVTKTWQNTTANAANRANREIVQVGDELTYTLTAANDKLGSIYYNAVIKDELPVGIDYIPGSIQVVCRQGAEKHVTLTQEDFSVDYNASSRVLYVNVGHLYGGESAQVTFKAVVTPERLSYNAPQSLRNVGRLFGTKPSDTIQDPRDPVGPDDPDDPDNPPVDPDDPTPDPNPAPITVVIPDPVPGPYGDDPQNPPADPTLDERQDEEPATVELEYTEYVRRVDALKQAAPEGEGTGDTGEPADPTPAGGDGDNDLAPTYVTRAELLDHLRAHALDDGYDLSADPDEMNLDAEHPVAVPAGQAVTQATGHEAADLTQVGKSHLTTTFKAADGTTVKATLHHIVWDETVPEEEQPTEDKPTPGSFKANTKVSEPVREGTITGAELLARAMDLAASRGLKLPAGVTAQQWKLERVDAEGNRTPIGPKDQVSIADPADYVFSVDYERPGDTPGGAAPLIGALTLGYKLFKTEAPASDPTGGTSGPVAPADPEEGDAQVTKVSHNLTAHEDGKVHVNDILGYTIAVANIGAETCCMYDVVVADDLPAGLAVVSGSMRLQLPDGAQVPVPDSAYNAETHKISVFGGMLKGGQSLQLTFEAAVMADAEGKDIGNHAVASYVKPSDSTTDTIFSTEKRPDPGTPASSEDFEGSILLDPTPAAYPDDRTDPVAPPLSDGTGNEPANADGTADGTGSLRVIPRTGDEGLTWLAPAAGLLAAAALAATGAVVWRRRS